A portion of the Parambassis ranga chromosome 22, fParRan2.1, whole genome shotgun sequence genome contains these proteins:
- the disp2 gene encoding protein dispatched homolog 2 has translation MDACSRIGESTDAIVMDDSPTDEKAIEEIRQSEIPAVSLCPPDSSTEAQLTVIQSEGELCDSCSSLGRPSSSFQLYQQVPQGPQAGAYDSPQPRKCQHQEPVKPNTCHNCHHPNTTVPHAEAAGTVVKVGHSCSSAHQTSHHGAVRCHWLHGSNESGAQKPKQQHVLTVRDGGLYCILTNYSQVLVDYPLAVLLGCALLLLGCSLAGFFIGSLPDFSDPLLGFEPRGTYIGVRMSSLSELQRNTGPGKKLSPLPQQPSERYVDAVSKDSSGGQNAARVRNKRILARDSSLDTFLCNAPGERLAQLVFRTENSASLWSLKAIHAMCEMEQSRIRSQAQFQDLCQQHVRVEAEGTSRSGCCPSWSLGNYLAVLTNASCCLNLTSQQVSESLNLLRKCALYYHEGQLVEACTERPKHGSCSSVPSRCKQSRVVFQILHFLVDKDFLGPQTVEYQIPTLKYSLLFLPVEKGQHMMEIYMNSLEGKELTNNNTTITGIDFGIKQTLFKYYLARDSVYPVLAVVSLLFTMALYLHSVFIVALSVLAVTGSLLSSYFFYKVAFRLTFFPMVNLFAAFILLGSCSNQVFVFADFWNLQLTQHPSVSLEKRVNRALQEVGYLILASGLTSSATFFSGYLSSITAIRCFSVYLGTSSLISSLFALVWLPCSFILRERYTKTSSASVAVQGWKPCCSKKTGGFWDTSSRKRCLFRLGQKMRELKRGFTDTSNLLFLKILPCGVVKFRYIWVCWFAVLAAGGTYMSCIDPGMKLPTLDSRITQLFRSSHTFERYDAEYRHMFMFERQRNGEDKPFTLMLVWGVKPTDNGDHFNPRSNGSLVLDPDFNMSRPDAQVWLRDLCGRVQNQSFYSPPSPEDKDMTTDNICLVEQLINWVSVRRCSESDDALHFCCNDIPFPYPPSVFENCLRMMLEERYAEGHLAHSGSLYFQPDGRVAALVLAFKTTYLYSFNFSRTSVFYREFLTWFNREISGAPQGLANGWFISQLSLFDLQQSLSSETLVVAGFSVAITFVLLLLTTWNIPLSIYGTVAVGGSVFVTIGLLVLLEWQLSGIEALFISSAAGLSVDFIANYCISYSLAPHSDKIGKVAHSTKKMGCPVAIVSGAFFSMGIIMLPATALVFRKLGIFLFLVKCVACGFATFFFQSLCCFFGPQKNCGTITLPCFSEKSDGTLPTCPEPGSSSASAANGAFGRSRMRRSYEKEAGGYLYPNHQRQHRQKQTGTGGSGDRGPEQYELQPLAYRLSDSFENSTCTSKLSNRPSVLSDEIEYCRGDVGRNSMDRDSEEMCSRQHKICQPPPALQTSSPYKENTLRPTGMAQDDVAKDKLLCRTCRGQSIGVKHWSNTSFSSSSSIEETIISHTLETTDQPSLCKDSTTEESHSHCKGHLFSQSHSSCEGLEDSCETCLSDIEPGPSNAQQQDEKTEVELQPGHLNGKRDTLRLSLKETVYETCGKGRTSQSEEVVIIPNSKPDLPDVWIRRDGQREDTC, from the exons ATGGATGCTTGCTCGAGAATAGGAGAAAGCACGGATGCGATAGTGATGGATGATTCTCCCACAGATGAGAAGGCAATTGAGGAGATTCGTCAGAG TGAGATCCCAGCGGTTTCTCTGTGTCCCCCTGACAGCTCTACGGAGGCCCAGTTGACAGTCATCCAGTCTGAAGGGGAGCTatgtgacagctgcagcagccttgGAAGACCCTCTTCTTCCTTCCAGCTTTATCAACAA GTCCCTCAGGGTCCTCAAGCTGGTGCCTACGATTCCCCACAGCCTAGAAAATGCCAGCATCAAGAGCCAGTCAAGCCAAACACCTGTCACAACTGTCACCATCCAAACACCACTGTTCCTCATGCTGAAGCTGCAGGTACAGTGGTGAAAGTGGGACACAGCTGTAGCTCTGCCCATCAGACATCACATCATGGAGCAGTGAGATGTCACTGGCTGCACGGGTCAAATGAAAGTGGGGCACAGAAACCAAAGCAGCAACACGTATTGACAGTAAG GGATGGAGGACTCTATTGCATTCTCACAAA CTATTCCCAGGTGTTAGTGGACTATCCGTTAGCGGTCCTACTGGGTTGTGCTTTGCTGCTGTTGGGCTGCTCATTGGCTGGATTCTTCATTGGTTCTCTGCCAGACTTCTCTGACCCACTGCTG GGCTTTGAGCCACGGGGAACATACATTGGAGTTCGTATGTCCAGCTTGTCTGAGCTACAGCGGAACACAGGCCCAGGGAAAAAACTGTCCCCTTTACCACAGCAGCCCAGTGAAAG ATATGTGGATGCTGTCAGTAAAGACAGCAGCGGGGGCCAGAATGCTGCTAGAGTTCGTAACAAGAGGATACTCGCTAGAGACTCCTCTCTTGACACCTTCCTCTGTAATGCCCCAG GCGAGCGTTTGGCTCAGCTGGTGTTCCGAACAGAAAACTCAGCCAGTCTCTGGAGCCTGAAGGCGATCCATGCCATGTGTGAGATGGAACAATCCAGG ATTCGCTCCCAGGCCCAGTTCCAGGACTTGTGCCAACAGCATGTGAGGGTGGAGGCGGAGGGAACATCCAGGAGCGGCTGTTGTCCGAGCTGGTCTCTGGGGAATTACTTGGCAGTTCTCACTAATGCCTCCTGCTGCCTCAACCTCACCTCACAGCAA gtctctgagtctctgaaccTCCTCCGGAAATGTGCTCTGTACTATCATGAAGGACAACTGGTGGAAGCCTGCACAGAGAGACCCAAACATGGCAGCTGTTCCTCTGTACCCTCCCGCTGCAAACAATCTCGGGTGGTGTTCCAGATCCTGCACTTCCTAGTTGACAAAGACTTCCTTGGTCCACAGACTGTTGAATACCAAATCCCAACGCTGAAGTACAGCCTTCTGTTCCTGCCCGTCGAGAAAGGACAGCACATGATGGAGATATATATGAACAGTCTTGAAGGGAAGGAGTTGACCAACAATAATACAACTATTACAGGCATAGACTTTGGCATCAAGCAGACCCTGTTCAAGTATTACCTGGCAAGAGACTCTGTATACCCTGTCCTAGCTGTTGTATCTCTTCTTTTCACTATGGCTCTATATCTCCACTCTGTCTTCATTGTAGCATTATCTGTTTTAGCAGTCACAGGCTCCCTTCTGTCCTCTTATTTTTTCTACAAAGTAGCTTTTCGTCTGACTTTCTTTCCTATGGTCAACCTCTTTGCAGCTTTCATCCTCTTGGGAAGTTGTTCCAATCAGGTTTTTGTCTTCGCTGATTTCTGGAATCTCCAGCTAACCCAGCACCCCTCAGTCTCTCTGGAGAAGAGAGTAAACAGGGCTTTGCAGGAAGTTGGATATTTAATTTTAGCATCTGGGTTGACCTCCAGTGCAACATTTTTCTCTGGTTAtctcagcagcatcacagcaatCAGATGTTTCTCTGTTTACCTTGGGACTTCCTCTTTGATCAGCTCACTCTTTGCATTAGTGTGGCTGCCGTGCTCTTTTATTCTGCGTGAGCGCTACACAAAAACGTCCTCTGCATCTGTAGCAGTGCAGGGATGGAAACCCTGCTGCTCAAAAAAGACAGGCGGCTTCTGGGATACAAGCTCACGCAAGAGGTGCCTCTTTCGTCTAGGGCAGAAGATGAGAGAATTAAAGCGAGGTTTCACTGACACATCTAATTTATTATTTCTGAAAATCCTGCCTTGTGGAGTGGTAAAGTTTAGATACATCTGGGTGTGCTGGTTTGCAGTTCTCGCTGCTGGGGGCACCTACATGTCCTGCATTGACCCGGGCATGAAGCTGCCCACTCTGGATAGCAGGATTACACAGCTCTTCCGGTCCAGTCATACATTTGAGCGGTATGATGCAGAGTACCgtcacatgtttatgtttgagAGACAAAGGAATGGAGAGGATAAGCCTTTTACATTGATGCTTGTTTGGGGTGTCAAACCAACTGATAATGGGGATCACTTTAACCCAAGAAGCAATGGCTCTTTAGTTCTTGACCCAGACTTTAACATGAGCCGACCTGATGCTCAGGTTTGGTTGAGGGATCTTTGCGGACGAGTTCAGAACCAAAGCTTTTATTCTCCTCCATCACCTGAGGATAAAGACATGACAACAGACAATATCTGTCTGGTGGAGCAGTTAATAAACTGGGTGTCTGTCAGAAGGTGCTCAGAGAGTGATGACGCccttcatttctgctgtaacgACATCCCCTTCCCCTACCCTCCCAGTGTTTTTGAGAACTGCCTCCGTATGATGCTGGAGGAGAGGTATGCTGAGGGCCATCTGGCACACAGTGGAAGCCTCTACTTCCAGCCAGATGGCAGGGTCGCTGCCCTCGTGTTGGCATTCAAAACCACATACCTCTACAGCTTCAACTTCAGCAGAACTAGTGTTTTCTACAGAGAATTTCTGACATGGTTTAACAGAGAAATATCAGGAGCACCACAAGGGCTGGCGAATGGCTGGTTCATCAGTCAGCTGTCTCTTTTTGATCTACAACAGTCGTTAAGCTCTGAGACTCTGGTGGTGGCTGGTTTTTCGGTAGCaatcacatttgttttgcttcttTTAACCACATGGAATATTCCCCTGAGCATTTATGGCACCGTAGCTGTCGGAGGCAGCGTGTTTGTCACCATTGGCCTCCTGGTTCTTCTTGAGTGGCAGCTGAGTGGCATCGAGGCCCTGTTCATATCATCGGCTGCAGGCTTGTCTGTGGACTTTATTGCTAACTACTGCATATCTTACAGCCTAGCTCCCCATTCAGACAAAATAGGGAAAGTAGCACACTCTACTAAAAAAATGGGATGTCCAGTAGCAATAGTTTCAGGTGCATTCTTTTCCATGGGGATCATCATGCTACCTGCCACAGCCTTGGTGTTTAGAAAGCTTGGGATTTTCCTATTTTTGGTCAAATGTGTAGCATGTGGATTTGCAACTTTCTTTTTCCAGTCCCTGTGCTGTTTCTTTGGACCCCAGAAAAACTGCGGAACAATCACACTACCATGCTTTTCAGAAAAGTCAGACGGCACCCTGCCCACTTGTCCTGAGCCTGGTTCATCATCAGCTTCAGCTGCTAACGGGGCTTTTGGCAGATCTAGAATGAGGAGGAGTTATGAGAAAGAAGCCGGTGGTTACCTCTACCCGAACCACCAGCGtcagcacagacagaagcaAACAGGGACAGGGGGTAGTGGGGACCGCGGGCCAGAACAGTATGAGCTACAGCCATTGGCTTATCGGCTGAGTGACAGCTTTGAGAACAGCACCTGCACCAGTAAACTGTCCAACCGACCCTCTGTGCTCTCTGATGAGATTGAGTACTGCAGGGGAGATGTGGGCAGGAACAGCATGGACAGAGACAGTGAGGAGATGTGCAGTCGTCAACATAAGATCTGCCAGCCACCACCAGCCCTCCAAACCTCCTCTCCTTATAAAGAAAACACCCTACGTCCCACAGGCATGGCACAAGACGATGTAGCTAAGGACAAGCTGCTGTGTAGAACCTGCAGAGGTCAGTCTATAGGGGTGAAGCACTGGAGCAAcacatccttctcctcctcttcaagcATAGAAGAGACCATCATCAGCCACACGCTGGAGACCACAGACCAGCCGTCTCTCTGCAAAGACAGCACGACAGAGGAGAGTCACAGCCACTGTAAAGGTCACCTGTTCTCCCAGTCTCATAGCTCCTGTGAGGGTCTGGAGGACTCCTGCGAAACGTGCCTCAGTGACATTGAACCAGGGCCTTCAAATGCACAGcaacaggatgaaaaaacagAGGTTGAGTTACAACCAGGACACCTCAATGGGAAGAGAGATACGCTTCGTCTCTCACTGAAAGAAACGGTGTATGAGACGTGTGGTAAAGGTCGCACCAGCCAGAGTGAAGAAGTGGTCATAATACCAAACAGTAAGCCAGACTTACCGGATGTTTGGATAAGGAGAGATGGACAACGGGAGGATACATGTTGA
- the rpusd2 gene encoding pseudouridylate synthase RPUSD2 — translation MHVSVLVRGLLSLCSGQTEVGCRVAPFVSSQSVNRFLRRPFIPRWHKQSSTAMEHTAAAPADVNTPVSEKETMAAEPAERGKRKNDQPDEPVASGRGKRRRGAGGKKLRPGERYIPPPQKRNPGVSFSEEHFKETSYYFEGGLRKVYPYYFDFKTYCKGRWIGKTLLDVFKSEFRAESIEYYQKAAKEGRIRLNETPVEDLSVVLRNNDHMRNTVHRHEPPVVGRPLEVLVDDGEVLVVDKPASIPVHPCGRFRHNTVIFILGKELGISELHTVHRLDRLTSGVLLFARTLEMSQKLDQMVRDRQLEKEYVCRVDGEFPEGELICEEPILVVSFKIGLCRVDPKGKECRTVFQRLSFNGKTSVVRCLPLTGRTHQIRVHLQYLGFPILNDPIYGSSAWGPHRGKGGNVGKTDEELLHALVEEHRSQESLHLLDITDDCIGVAQEEEKNKTADKKDTSDCTFQQPDKSAERSETQSGGDNKTENTNNTTLKDPQDPLPTTSNGNQAADSLQKTPTGTQDHLCSECKLVRPDPTEKELIMYLHALRYKGPDFEYSTCLPDWAKEDWVEAD, via the exons ATGCACGTGAGTGTGTTGGTCAGAGGTTTGCTGTCTCTGTGTTCAGGACAAACTGAAGTTGGTTGTCGTGTTGCTCCCTTTGTTTCGTCTCAAAGCGTAAATCGCTTTTTGAGACGCCCTTTTATTCCTCGGTggcacaaacagagcagcacgGCGATGGAGCACACAGCTGCCGCACCGGCAGACGTAAACACTCCGGTGTCAGAAAAGGAAACCATGGCTGCAGAGCCAGCAGAAAGAGGCAAACGCAAAAACGACCAGCCGGACGAACCGGTGGCAAGTGGCCGTGGGAAAAGGCGGAGAGGAGCGGGAGGGAAGAAACTCCGTCCAGGCGAGAGATACATCCCTCCACCTCAGAAACGCAACCCGGGTGTCAGCTTTAGCGAAGAGCACTTCAAGGAGACATCCTACTACTTCGAAGGTGGGCTTCGTAAGGTGTACCCCTATTACTTTGACTTTAAAACTTACTGCAAAGGTCGGTGGATTGGAAAGACTCTTCTGGACGTGTTTAAGAGCGAGTTCAGAGCAGAGTCTATAGAGTATTACCAGAAGGCAGCCAAGGAGGGACGGATCCGGCTCAACGAGACTCCTGTGGAGGACCTGTCTGTGGTGCTTAGG AATAATGACCATATGAGGAACACCGTGCACCGCCATGAGCCACCTGTTGTCGGCAGGCCTCTGGAGGTCCTGGTGGATGATGGAGAAGTGCTTGTGGTCGACAAGCCTGCCTCCATCCCTGTCCACCCATGTGGTCGTTTCCGTCACAACACGGTGATTTTCATTCTGGGAAAAGAGCTGGGCATTTCAGAGCTTCACACAGTCCACAGGCTAGACCGGCTCACCTCTGGAGTCCTGTTGTTTGCCAGGACACTGGAAATGTCACAAAAATTGGACCAGATGGTGCGGGACAGACAG CTTGAAAAGGAGTATGTGTGTCGTGTGGATGGGGAATTCCCAGAGGGTGAGTTGATATGTGAGGAACCCATCCTGGTTGTTTCCTTTAAAATCGGTCTTTGCCGAGTGGACCCAAAGGGAAAGGAGTGCCGCACAGTTTTTCAGAGGCTTAGTTTTAACGGAAAAACAAGCGTGGTCCGCTGTTTACCCCTCACTGGCCGTACACACCAGATCAGAGTCCACCTTCAGTACCTGGGCTTTCCAATCCTCAATGATCCTATCTATGGGTCCTCAGCCTGGGGCCCTCACAGGGGGAAGGGGGGAAATGTGGGGAAAACTGATGAGGAGCTGTTGCACGCTCTGGTAGAAGAACATCGCTCTCAGGAAAGTCTGCACCTTCTGGACATCACAGATGACTGCATTGGTGTGgcacaggaggaagagaaaaacaagacagCTGATAAGAAGGACACATCAGATTGTACCTTTCAACAACCCGACAAGAGTGCAGAACGCTCTGAGACACAAAGTGGTGGTGACAATAAGACAGAGAACACTAATAACACCACACTGAAAGATCCACAGGACCCTCTACCAACCACATCAAATGGAAATCAAGCAGCTGACTCGCTTCAAAAAACTCCTACAGGGACTCAAGACCACCTGTGTAGTGAATGTAAACTAGTGCGGCCAGATCCCACAGAGAAGGAGCTCATCATGTATCTCCACGCTTTACGCTACAAAGGACCAGATTTTGAGTATTCCACATGTTTACCAGACTGGGCCAAAGAGGACTGGGTCGAAGCTGATTAG
- the pkdccb gene encoding extracellular tyrosine-protein kinase PKDCC: MPEMGNSLRAAALLAFVVLSILVSLLISSVQQFGARISHFSNATISVDEEELASLRGALVYQLNERRKEIIPLLLPGDADENRLPEESRHSSQHGEGLDSTLDYTVWNEITLGSRKAHLDEMGCDSLVDMQAMEVLGSGYTKLVVKVNLAGGQRVALKLVNEQGIDMSKCVEDFKDPLGCRELVSYKLKKEIVLLQRLQHPNVIKLKGHCAGVQGGGGGEGGRVTVILEQGNPLQMIQLLQSPWEDRFRVCLDLVRLLHFLSQSPLGSVALLDFQPRQFVTVSGELKLTDLDDASAEETACQTDADCTLQFPHRNFTLPCSARGVCEGLNEKRNIYNAYRYFFTYLLPHQAPPGLTRLVDHIMNSTGELKADINQTLEAFEHILHLYKSGLHLDNLPPSIMKDYTLMRGMGTSGNVEYRCWPSYSQQGCVLSVHSAREAAHICNSHTQCNSFTLTGQKTWTGRLLTSFRSSFSHLVPDGTSEVYVKKTKVLDNSTV, from the exons ATGCCCGAGATGGGCAACTCTTTACGCGCGGCTGCTCTCCTGGCTTTCGTGGTTCTTTCTATTCTGGTGTCACTACTGATTAGCAGCGTGCAGCAGTTTGGAGCAAGAATATCGCACTTTTCCAATGCAACTATTTCTGTGGATGAGGAGGAGTTGGCGTCGCTCCGCGGGGCTCTGGTTTACCAGCTCAACGAGAGGCGAAAAGAAATTATTCCGCTGCTTTTACCTGGTGATGCTGATGAAAACAGACTTCCAGAAGAAAGCCGACATTCCTCCCAGCATGGTGAAGGACTAGACTCGACTTTGGATTACACTGTGTGGAATGAGATCACACTTGGCTCCAGGAAGGCGCATCTGGATGAAATGGGTTGTGATTCTCTGGTGGACATGCAGGCGATGGAGGTACTCGGGTCTGGATACACCAAACTGGTTGTTAAAGTGAATCTGGCCGGAGGTCAACGTGTGGCGTTGAAACTCGTCAACGAGCAGGGCATCGACATGAGCAAGTGTGTGGAGGATTTTAAAGATCCTCTGGGCTGCCGTGAGCTGGTGTCCTACAAGCTGAAGAAAGAAATAGTCCTGTTACAAAGGCTGCAGCATCCAAACGTCATAAAG CTCAAGGGTCACTGTGCAGGAGtccaaggaggaggaggaggtgagggaggaagagtCACAGTCATTCTAGAGCAGGGGAATCCTCTCCAGATGATCCAGCTGCTTCAAAGCCCCTGGGAGGACAGATTCAGG GTGTGTCTGGACCTGGTGAggctcctccacttcctgtcccAGTCTCCTCTGGGCTCCGTGGCCCTGCTGGACTTCCAGCCGCGGCAGTTTGTCACCGTCTCAGGCGAGCTGAAGCTGACAGATCTGGATGATGCCAGTGCGGAGGAGACCGCCTGTCAGACAGATGCAGACTGCACTCTCCAGTTTCCACACAGGAATTTCACTCTCCCCTGCTCGGCTCGGGGAGTGTGCGAAGGACTGAATGAGAAAAGGAACATTTACAATGCCTACAG GTATTTCTTCACCTACCTGCTGCCTCACCAGGCCCCGCCCGGCCTCACACGCCTGGTAGACCACATCATGAACTCCACAG GAGAGCTGAAAGCTGACATCAATCAGACACTGGAGGCCTTTGAACACATTCTCCACCTGTACAAATCTGGCCTACACCTGGACAACCTGCCTCCATCAATAATGAAAG ATTACACTCTGATGCGAGGTATGGGGACCTCTGGGAACGTGGAGTACCGCTGTTGGCCATCCTACAGCCAGCAGGGCTGCGTGCTGTCGGTCCACAGTGCCAGAGAGGCAGCACACATCTGTAACTCCCACACACAGTGCAACAGCTTCACTCTGACCGGACAGAAGACATGGACAG GTCGCCTTCTCACCTCTTTCAGGAGTAGTTTCAGTCACCTGGTGCCTGATGGGACATCAGAAGTGTATGTGAAGAAAACCAAAGTTCTTGATAATTccacagtgtga